One Oceaniferula flava genomic window carries:
- a CDS encoding NADP-dependent oxidoreductase, which translates to MNPSKSYQIHLKSRPEGMPTPENFERVEVPIPEPGEGEFLVKNEWMSVDPYMRGRMQEGDSYVPAFAVGEVMDGGCVGRIVSSRHPDFNEGDYVLGSKGWRDHWVSNGEGVQQVDVEKAPASSYLSVLGLTGMTAYVGLLEIGALQEGETVFVSAASGAVGSIVCQIAKIKGCRVIASSGSDQKIEWLKSKAGVDAALNYRQVDDLSAKLGELCPDGIDVYFDNVGGDHLEAAIDHMNDFGRIACCGAIASYNDKDPAPGPRNLINIIGKRLRVQGFILSDHSELKSQFAKDMSGWIQSGDIVWEETVTEGLENAPDAFLSLFESDKMGKAVVKL; encoded by the coding sequence ATGAATCCATCCAAGAGCTATCAAATCCATCTGAAGTCCCGCCCCGAAGGCATGCCCACGCCTGAAAACTTCGAGCGAGTGGAGGTGCCTATTCCTGAGCCAGGTGAAGGTGAATTCCTGGTGAAAAACGAATGGATGTCCGTGGACCCTTACATGCGCGGACGGATGCAGGAAGGCGACAGCTATGTGCCGGCCTTTGCCGTCGGCGAAGTGATGGACGGTGGCTGTGTCGGGCGAATCGTCAGCTCCCGTCACCCCGATTTCAACGAAGGCGATTACGTGCTCGGCAGCAAAGGCTGGCGCGACCACTGGGTCAGCAATGGCGAAGGCGTGCAGCAAGTGGATGTGGAAAAAGCCCCCGCTAGCAGCTACCTCAGCGTCCTTGGCCTGACCGGCATGACGGCTTATGTGGGATTGTTGGAAATCGGTGCGCTGCAAGAAGGCGAGACTGTTTTCGTCTCTGCCGCGTCAGGCGCGGTGGGATCCATCGTTTGCCAGATTGCCAAGATCAAAGGCTGCCGTGTCATCGCCAGCAGTGGCTCCGACCAGAAAATCGAATGGCTCAAATCCAAGGCCGGGGTCGACGCCGCCCTGAACTACCGCCAGGTGGACGACCTCTCAGCCAAGCTCGGCGAACTCTGCCCCGATGGCATCGACGTCTACTTCGACAACGTCGGCGGCGATCATCTTGAGGCGGCGATCGATCACATGAACGACTTCGGCAGAATCGCCTGCTGTGGTGCCATCGCGAGTTACAACGACAAGGACCCGGCCCCCGGGCCAAGAAACCTCATTAACATCATCGGCAAACGACTACGCGTGCAGGGATTTATCCTCTCCGACCACTCGGAGCTGAAATCGCAGTTTGCCAAGGACATGAGCGGCTGGATTCAGTCGGGCGATATCGTCTGGGAAGAGACGGTAACCGAAGGCCTTGAGAATGCCCCGGACGCCTTCCTGTCGCTCTTCGAAAGCGACAAGATGGGTAAGGCAGTGGTGAAGCTCTAG
- a CDS encoding M24 family metallopeptidase codes for MTSESLVFSAQEMTDRLARIRSAMAAGGLDAIVSSDAANAYYTTGFRGEPRTLLITADSLTLFTSFRTLPWAEAQTELLADHIELSTAPRPFDDIVKRLSGKTWNIGVDRSVSYASMLSWQELFSPHALRPCSIIEQVRRTKSPTEVAIMRQSQVINEAIFNAVLPQIRPGMTERGVQGLILAEMAANEDVDAYSFMPIVAVGPNAWEIHHLPDHTVIQENDMVLIDHGVFYRGYASDMTRTICLGTASEQMHDIYNTVGAAQDASIQAIRAGVSTRDIDRTARDVISTAGHGRSFTHGLGHSIGLETHDPGLNFNQGDEPTLLEPGMAFTVEPGIYLENGFGVRTEDVVIVTENGHTNLTSQTHALIERPV; via the coding sequence ATGACTTCAGAATCACTTGTTTTTTCGGCCCAAGAAATGACCGACCGCTTAGCCCGTATCCGCTCGGCCATGGCCGCTGGTGGGCTGGATGCCATCGTCAGCAGCGATGCCGCAAATGCCTACTACACCACCGGCTTCCGCGGTGAGCCGCGCACCCTGCTGATCACTGCAGACAGCCTCACCCTGTTCACCTCCTTCCGCACCCTGCCTTGGGCCGAGGCTCAGACGGAGCTCTTGGCGGATCACATCGAGCTGAGCACAGCGCCCCGCCCTTTCGACGACATCGTCAAGCGCTTGTCAGGAAAGACATGGAACATCGGGGTCGATCGCAGTGTGAGCTACGCCAGCATGCTGAGCTGGCAGGAACTCTTCTCGCCGCACGCACTGCGGCCCTGCTCGATCATCGAGCAAGTGCGCCGGACGAAGTCCCCCACCGAAGTCGCGATCATGCGTCAGTCCCAGGTGATCAACGAAGCCATCTTCAACGCGGTGCTGCCGCAGATCCGCCCGGGCATGACCGAGCGTGGTGTGCAGGGGCTGATCCTCGCCGAAATGGCGGCCAACGAGGATGTGGATGCCTATTCCTTCATGCCGATCGTTGCCGTCGGTCCCAACGCCTGGGAAATCCACCACCTACCGGACCACACGGTGATTCAGGAAAACGACATGGTTCTGATTGATCACGGCGTGTTCTATCGGGGCTATGCCTCGGACATGACACGGACGATCTGTCTGGGAACCGCCAGCGAGCAGATGCACGACATCTACAACACAGTGGGTGCTGCTCAGGATGCTTCCATCCAAGCCATCCGAGCCGGCGTCAGCACTCGTGACATCGACCGGACGGCGCGCGATGTCATCAGCACCGCGGGTCATGGTCGCAGCTTTACTCACGGCCTCGGCCACAGCATTGGACTGGAAACCCACGACCCGGGACTCAATTTCAATCAAGGCGATGAACCCACCCTGCTGGAACCCGGCATGGCCTTCACCGTGGAGCCTGGGATCTATCTGGAAAATGGCTTCGGCGTGCGCACCGAGGACGTGGTCATCGTCACGGAAAACGGTCACACCAATCTCACTTCTCAGACTCACGCGCTCATCGAGCGCCCGGTCTAA
- a CDS encoding GDSL-type esterase/lipase family protein, with amino-acid sequence MRIVFLLLMSCLLTAAAVPVKVALIGDSITSGVGADDPSKNGYPARLSELMGEGYEVRAFAEPGHGLLRKSKRALLGTDTYRKALKFQADVAVILLGTSDSHSTPNNWQHHADLEGDAAFMIKQLKQANPKVIVHLCSPTPMFPDPDHKESLKPRIKRLVAIKAAYQRVATTTEQVYYHDLARSLRPKETTDGVHPNTAGHQRLAHFFHDILTQEIGTRANCGEISRKRSVWNGFDRHEFQLAKTGASATLVIPHTAAQGQPWIWRARFFGHQPALDLALLDRGYHLAYVDVSNLFGSDAAMQRCDEFYQLLTSKFNLNTSSIMEGMSRGGLMIFNYAARYPDRVSAIYGDNPVCDFKSWPGGQNGQLSKANWKRCLEVYGITAEQAASHPQISDASFASKLGNIPVALVIGTADEVVPPAENGLLLAKHLKENNNPPKIWTKPGAGHHPHGLDPVEPVLRFLLQADGYGE; translated from the coding sequence ATGCGCATTGTCTTCTTGCTTCTCATGAGCTGCTTGCTCACCGCCGCCGCAGTTCCGGTCAAAGTGGCCTTGATCGGCGACTCGATCACGTCCGGTGTCGGTGCCGATGATCCTTCAAAAAACGGCTACCCGGCCCGACTCAGCGAGCTCATGGGGGAGGGCTATGAGGTCCGTGCCTTTGCGGAGCCTGGGCATGGGCTGCTGAGGAAGTCGAAGCGTGCATTGCTTGGCACCGACACGTATCGCAAAGCGCTTAAGTTTCAGGCGGACGTCGCCGTGATCCTGCTGGGCACGAGCGACAGCCATAGCACCCCTAACAACTGGCAACATCACGCCGATCTGGAAGGCGACGCTGCGTTCATGATCAAGCAGCTCAAGCAGGCCAACCCCAAGGTGATCGTGCACCTCTGCTCGCCAACACCGATGTTTCCTGACCCCGACCACAAGGAGTCCCTCAAGCCCCGGATCAAACGTCTCGTCGCGATCAAAGCGGCCTATCAGCGTGTGGCGACGACCACCGAGCAGGTCTATTACCACGATCTGGCACGCAGCCTGCGCCCTAAGGAAACCACCGACGGCGTGCATCCCAACACCGCCGGCCACCAGCGCCTGGCTCACTTTTTCCACGATATCCTCACTCAGGAAATAGGCACCCGCGCGAACTGCGGTGAAATCTCTCGCAAGCGCAGTGTCTGGAACGGCTTTGACCGCCATGAGTTTCAATTAGCCAAGACCGGCGCCAGTGCCACCTTGGTGATCCCGCATACCGCGGCTCAGGGGCAGCCGTGGATTTGGCGTGCGCGCTTCTTCGGTCACCAGCCTGCGCTGGACCTGGCCTTGCTCGATCGTGGTTATCATCTGGCTTACGTTGATGTGTCCAACCTCTTCGGATCGGACGCCGCCATGCAGCGCTGCGATGAGTTTTATCAGTTGCTCACATCGAAGTTTAATCTCAACACATCCTCGATCATGGAAGGCATGTCACGCGGCGGCCTGATGATCTTCAACTACGCGGCCCGATACCCCGACCGCGTCTCCGCTATCTATGGCGATAACCCAGTCTGCGATTTCAAATCATGGCCCGGCGGGCAAAACGGCCAGCTCTCCAAGGCGAACTGGAAACGCTGTCTCGAGGTCTATGGTATCACCGCTGAACAAGCCGCCAGCCACCCCCAGATCAGCGATGCGTCCTTTGCCTCCAAGCTGGGAAACATTCCCGTGGCTCTGGTCATTGGCACCGCTGACGAGGTGGTTCCTCCCGCTGAGAATGGTCTCTTGCTCGCCAAGCACCTCAAGGAGAACAACAACCCGCCAAAGATCTGGACGAAGCCAGGCGCCGGCCACCATCCTCACGGACTGGACCCCGTCGAGCCAGTCCTCCGTTTCCTGCTGCAAGCGGATGGCTACGGAGAGTGA
- a CDS encoding DEAD/DEAH box helicase, with the protein MDSELFKLEATPEPHQEVLEFNDQLYYQAENTPIGWLRQLALDKGDWTFTAIHKAGDTFNLTHPTGLSFDAELKEGRGAMKGSYSIRGCVTRTNDKKTSFFEGVNLHGRGKGDWKLRPAQLGAVHSLLAHWSLSTEPATVVLPTGTGKTETMLVTTLVDQAARTLVIVPTKDLKDQIAEKFMSWGMLRRLGVIPSDAPNPKVLVLSKTITDASHLDHINSADVVVATPALLARAPQTIKSKLRKAFSHVYFDEAHHVVAVEWDGIKSLFSKSKIVQFTATPYRNDRKPIEGNLIYNYPLSLALADKCFSPISLVAVDERHPRKKDQAIADAAMARLNEDRANGLTRHRMMVRAETQTKADALYKKYQEWFPKERIALVHSGIKGRRAIVEQIKEGEFDLVVCVDMLKEGFDYPDFKIAAVHGVHKSLAVLLQFIGRFTRTQKGLGDASFVVNYAAEKISLELEDLFQEGSGWEHVIKEIADAKKNEAESLLAFLQGCQPYSGFDSPDIELNPKLVYPALSCVCYQCSKVDWAKFNEAFNLKKYALSQPYINPDENVFYFTTQKREKVKWARTKELRDQTWDLIVIHHDSENKMLYVGFSEKRLDVDNLVEKISAAKPRPLKGDRVFRSFDSIKRLCIVHAGIFKPANHLHRYSRLSGADVTTELTRWKTEGRCDKSDFVGVGFRYGFPVSVGASVKGKIWSPARVGDLKQWKEWCLAIGAMVTNEKIDSNLLLEDSAKKIELKEYPDDVVVLAADWSDGLYDRIHKLTLEIPKGGSMLLAESSLKFKAIKGTKAELILFIGTESHPFSILLGGEKGHCIEGLETIEVQVAGLKADPVSLTQFFQENPPALFLLNGCTISGCIHTDYGEGDIHAIPHERIESLPWGGVDFKIESIYKGSTQRKNSIQEYMMKRLVDTGARVVFNDDNAGESADIVAVFVEDGLVRFELVHCKYSKATAGARLSDLYEVCGQAIVSLRYKWKPEELIKHLERRNATGVLKNKRFYHGSSAILEEIKKALKYSDVLFEFSIAQPGVESSSLTPEMKRLLGSVYSTVVEMTETKLRCYFS; encoded by the coding sequence ATGGATTCCGAACTTTTCAAACTTGAAGCAACCCCAGAACCTCACCAAGAGGTTCTGGAGTTCAATGATCAGCTCTATTATCAGGCTGAGAACACTCCCATCGGTTGGCTACGCCAACTCGCCCTCGACAAAGGCGACTGGACGTTCACCGCTATCCATAAAGCAGGAGACACTTTCAACCTCACCCATCCAACCGGGTTATCCTTTGACGCGGAACTCAAGGAAGGAAGAGGCGCAATGAAGGGCTCTTACTCAATTCGAGGGTGCGTCACACGAACCAACGATAAGAAGACCTCTTTCTTTGAAGGCGTTAATCTTCACGGCAGGGGCAAGGGAGATTGGAAGCTTCGGCCTGCCCAACTTGGGGCAGTGCACTCCCTTCTCGCTCACTGGTCATTGTCAACCGAACCGGCCACCGTAGTACTCCCGACTGGCACGGGCAAGACTGAGACAATGCTCGTGACAACTCTTGTTGATCAGGCTGCCCGCACTCTCGTCATTGTTCCTACCAAAGATCTCAAAGATCAGATCGCCGAAAAGTTCATGAGCTGGGGAATGCTGCGACGACTCGGAGTAATCCCGAGTGATGCACCCAATCCCAAGGTTCTTGTTCTCAGCAAGACAATCACAGATGCTTCTCATTTGGATCACATCAACTCCGCCGACGTCGTTGTTGCGACTCCGGCGTTGCTCGCACGAGCGCCCCAGACAATCAAGAGCAAGCTTCGGAAGGCATTCTCACACGTCTATTTTGACGAAGCACATCACGTGGTCGCTGTGGAGTGGGACGGCATCAAGTCACTCTTCTCGAAATCGAAGATCGTCCAATTTACTGCGACACCTTATCGGAATGACCGGAAGCCGATTGAGGGGAACCTGATCTACAATTACCCTCTTTCCCTGGCATTGGCGGACAAGTGCTTCTCACCAATATCTTTGGTAGCGGTTGATGAACGCCACCCCCGCAAAAAAGACCAAGCCATCGCTGACGCCGCCATGGCACGGCTCAATGAAGATCGAGCCAATGGTCTGACGAGACACCGCATGATGGTCCGAGCCGAAACGCAAACCAAAGCAGACGCCCTTTACAAAAAATATCAAGAGTGGTTTCCAAAAGAACGGATCGCTCTGGTTCATTCAGGAATCAAAGGCCGTAGGGCAATAGTTGAGCAAATCAAGGAAGGAGAATTCGATCTGGTAGTGTGCGTCGACATGCTTAAGGAAGGATTCGACTACCCCGATTTCAAGATCGCAGCTGTTCACGGTGTCCATAAATCGCTGGCGGTCTTGCTTCAGTTTATCGGGCGGTTCACGAGAACCCAGAAAGGTCTCGGCGACGCTTCGTTTGTCGTAAACTATGCGGCGGAGAAGATCTCGCTCGAGTTGGAAGATCTGTTCCAAGAGGGGTCCGGATGGGAGCACGTAATCAAAGAGATCGCTGACGCCAAAAAGAACGAGGCAGAGTCACTGCTTGCCTTTCTACAGGGTTGCCAACCCTACTCTGGTTTCGACTCACCTGACATCGAGCTCAATCCGAAGCTCGTTTACCCTGCGCTTAGCTGCGTGTGCTATCAGTGCAGCAAGGTGGATTGGGCAAAGTTCAATGAAGCGTTCAACCTTAAGAAATACGCGCTCTCGCAACCATACATCAATCCTGACGAAAACGTGTTCTATTTCACCACTCAAAAACGCGAGAAGGTGAAATGGGCTAGAACAAAGGAACTAAGGGACCAAACCTGGGATCTGATCGTGATCCATCACGACTCAGAGAACAAAATGCTTTACGTTGGTTTTTCTGAAAAGCGCCTCGATGTTGACAATCTTGTAGAGAAAATCTCCGCGGCGAAACCACGCCCATTGAAGGGTGACCGCGTATTCCGTTCCTTTGACTCAATCAAGCGCCTCTGCATAGTACACGCGGGAATATTTAAGCCTGCTAACCACTTACACCGATATTCACGGCTTAGCGGTGCCGACGTAACAACCGAACTGACGCGCTGGAAGACGGAAGGCCGATGCGACAAGTCGGATTTCGTTGGGGTGGGTTTTCGCTATGGGTTTCCTGTCAGTGTTGGAGCATCAGTAAAGGGTAAAATCTGGAGCCCTGCCCGAGTCGGTGATCTGAAGCAATGGAAGGAATGGTGCCTCGCCATTGGTGCCATGGTCACAAACGAAAAGATCGACTCGAATTTGCTCCTCGAAGATTCAGCAAAGAAGATCGAACTGAAGGAATACCCCGACGATGTTGTGGTCTTGGCCGCCGACTGGTCGGACGGCCTGTACGATCGAATTCACAAGCTCACTCTCGAAATCCCCAAAGGGGGATCAATGTTACTGGCAGAATCGAGCCTGAAATTCAAAGCCATCAAGGGCACAAAAGCCGAACTCATTCTATTCATCGGCACTGAATCTCACCCTTTTTCAATTCTGTTGGGAGGAGAGAAAGGTCACTGCATCGAAGGGCTCGAGACAATCGAGGTTCAGGTTGCTGGGCTCAAGGCGGATCCGGTTTCTCTCACACAGTTCTTCCAAGAGAACCCGCCTGCTCTGTTTCTACTCAATGGATGCACGATATCGGGCTGCATTCATACTGACTACGGCGAAGGCGATATCCACGCAATTCCCCATGAACGGATCGAAAGCCTACCATGGGGTGGTGTTGATTTTAAAATTGAGTCGATCTACAAGGGCTCCACTCAACGAAAGAATTCGATCCAGGAATACATGATGAAGCGCCTCGTGGATACAGGTGCTCGAGTGGTGTTCAATGACGATAACGCGGGGGAATCTGCCGACATTGTCGCAGTCTTCGTTGAGGACGGGCTAGTGCGGTTCGAGCTCGTTCATTGCAAGTATTCAAAAGCAACTGCTGGCGCAAGATTGTCTGATTTATACGAAGTCTGTGGTCAGGCCATCGTTTCACTTCGATACAAGTGGAAGCCCGAAGAGCTCATCAAGCACCTCGAAAGACGTAACGCGACAGGAGTGCTGAAGAACAAGCGGTTCTACCACGGTTCCTCCGCGATTCTAGAGGAAATCAAGAAAGCTCTGAAGTATAGCGATGTCTTATTCGAGTTTTCCATCGCTCAGCCCGGCGTGGAGAGCTCCTCGTTGACTCCAGAGATGAAACGACTGTTGGGATCGGTTTACTCAACAGTAGTAGAAATGACCGAGACCAAACTGCGATGCTATTTTAGCTAA
- a CDS encoding nucleotidyl transferase AbiEii/AbiGii toxin family protein, producing the protein MNLVASLQDRLRNEGRRIGVQYASHLEQFALSRFFARLAKSDYADRFILKGAQLFRFLEQDGHRPTRDADFLSFGDHDPEALKDIFTKICQLSPDKEDALSWENIRAAAIRDDNHYGGVRVLITCKLGKIQIPLQFDIGFGDIITPTVRHQTWTAPLDYQDTQLATYPMETVVAEKLEAAVSLGINNSRMKDLYDLHWLQARLSFDGNDLTEAVINTFARRSTVISDVVPLVFTPEFRSDAQKLEQWSAFLRKGKLPQLELTVVIKDIADFLLPVLRKEVDDLTWTPEGHWQSSPPHS; encoded by the coding sequence ATGAACCTCGTCGCCTCACTCCAAGATCGCCTCAGGAACGAAGGCCGTAGGATCGGTGTGCAATATGCCTCACACCTTGAGCAGTTTGCTCTTAGTCGATTCTTTGCTCGCCTGGCTAAGAGTGACTACGCGGATCGTTTCATCCTCAAGGGAGCACAACTTTTTCGCTTTCTAGAACAAGACGGGCATCGTCCGACGCGAGATGCGGACTTCCTCAGCTTTGGCGATCATGATCCTGAGGCCTTGAAAGATATTTTCACCAAAATTTGCCAGCTTTCTCCCGACAAAGAAGATGCCCTTAGCTGGGAAAATATCAGGGCGGCAGCAATCCGTGATGACAATCACTACGGTGGTGTGCGCGTGCTGATCACTTGCAAACTCGGAAAAATACAAATCCCCCTTCAGTTTGATATAGGCTTCGGCGACATCATTACACCCACAGTGCGCCATCAGACCTGGACGGCCCCTCTCGACTATCAGGACACTCAGCTTGCGACTTATCCAATGGAAACGGTGGTCGCTGAAAAATTGGAAGCTGCCGTTTCCCTCGGTATCAACAACAGCCGAATGAAGGACCTTTATGATCTCCACTGGCTGCAGGCTCGTCTCAGCTTTGACGGAAACGACCTTACAGAAGCGGTGATCAATACCTTCGCCCGGCGCTCAACGGTTATCTCAGATGTGGTTCCTTTGGTTTTTACTCCCGAGTTCCGCTCTGATGCACAAAAGCTCGAGCAATGGTCCGCCTTTTTGCGCAAAGGAAAACTACCGCAGCTTGAGCTGACCGTCGTCATCAAGGACATCGCAGATTTTCTCCTGCCTGTGCTTCGAAAAGAAGTCGACGATCTCACTTGGACACCGGAGGGGCATTGGCAGTCTTCCCCACCCCACTCATAA
- a CDS encoding DUF488 family protein gives MQKSVVYFKGKITEQTEDVKRNPLRVCSTFRLAEVDRKSLLLLYAAKDKKHNHARVLKGYLERLG, from the coding sequence GTGCAAAAGAGCGTGGTTTATTTCAAGGGCAAGATAACCGAACAGACAGAGGATGTGAAAAGAAATCCTTTGCGAGTCTGTTCAACGTTTCGCCTCGCCGAAGTGGATCGCAAGTCGCTACTCCTGCTCTACGCCGCCAAAGACAAAAAACACAACCACGCTCGTGTGCTGAAGGGTTACTTAGAGCGGCTGGGGTAG
- a CDS encoding type IV toxin-antitoxin system AbiEi family antitoxin domain-containing protein, whose protein sequence is MEIQRSQLEQLARESCLLRDQQLREAGISSTVISQAVKAGELIRLSRGVYHHPEAELDEHLSLSEVAARVPHAVITLLSALQFHQIGTQQPHAVWILLKQNAVTPRIDYPPLEVVRSKVASAFSKGVVSHNINDIPTLITNPARTVADCFKYRSRVGLDVCLEALKDVLNKGVKPAEIMDYAKAQRVSSVIRPYLDALV, encoded by the coding sequence ATGGAAATACAGCGATCCCAACTCGAACAACTTGCGCGCGAGTCATGCCTACTGCGTGATCAGCAACTGCGCGAAGCTGGGATTAGCAGCACGGTGATTTCGCAGGCGGTGAAGGCTGGAGAACTAATTCGTCTCTCGCGTGGTGTTTATCATCACCCCGAAGCAGAGCTCGATGAGCACCTGAGCCTTTCCGAAGTGGCCGCACGCGTGCCTCATGCGGTGATCACTCTACTATCTGCGCTGCAGTTTCACCAGATTGGCACTCAGCAGCCTCATGCCGTTTGGATTCTTCTCAAACAAAATGCGGTGACTCCACGCATCGACTACCCGCCGCTCGAAGTCGTCCGCAGTAAGGTAGCCTCTGCCTTTTCCAAAGGAGTCGTTAGCCACAACATCAATGACATCCCCACCCTGATCACCAATCCAGCGAGGACGGTCGCCGATTGCTTTAAATACCGCAGTCGGGTAGGTCTCGATGTCTGTCTGGAAGCTCTCAAGGACGTCCTCAACAAGGGAGTGAAACCCGCCGAAATCATGGACTACGCAAAAGCCCAACGTGTCTCCAGCGTGATTCGGCCTTACCTCGATGCCCTAGTCTAA
- a CDS encoding thermonuclease family protein, whose product MWKFARIVIQTVLLAGLSTAHLSAKAANPFTVYKNCKLMKGNGNDGDSFSVAAPNPANQKGKPIEMVVRLYGVDCMETNDRADYMKARLTDQGLYFGMHGIDDGRNKFAKRIKLGKDATAFTKRSLQRPFTVITQNAPAMGQRPGRVYAYIITHGGGDLGKLLVRNGLARVYGKVDARSDDEAPYQYLEELKMEEMHAINQKKGGWRETDWKVFIAERSQYSKHVGKLFINRLKNNAFNAAIIAQRAEVNLKIAQALLDGLKDGPYKNEKDLEKRVKGVGPKTAEKLGEILLFD is encoded by the coding sequence ATGTGGAAATTCGCCCGAATCGTTATTCAGACTGTGTTGCTTGCAGGCCTGAGCACAGCTCATCTTTCAGCAAAAGCGGCAAACCCGTTTACGGTGTATAAAAATTGCAAGTTGATGAAAGGGAATGGAAACGATGGCGATAGCTTCTCCGTTGCGGCGCCCAATCCGGCCAATCAGAAAGGTAAACCTATAGAAATGGTTGTCCGACTCTATGGCGTAGATTGCATGGAGACCAATGACCGAGCAGACTATATGAAAGCTCGCCTAACCGATCAGGGGCTTTATTTCGGAATGCATGGTATCGACGATGGCCGGAACAAGTTTGCAAAGCGAATCAAACTTGGGAAAGATGCTACCGCTTTTACAAAACGATCGCTGCAACGGCCCTTCACGGTCATTACCCAGAACGCACCCGCCATGGGCCAACGCCCTGGTCGTGTCTATGCTTACATCATTACGCATGGAGGAGGGGATTTGGGAAAGCTACTGGTGAGAAATGGCTTGGCCCGCGTTTACGGAAAAGTCGATGCTCGTAGCGATGATGAAGCACCCTATCAATACCTGGAAGAACTCAAGATGGAGGAAATGCACGCCATCAATCAGAAAAAGGGAGGCTGGCGCGAGACCGACTGGAAAGTCTTTATCGCAGAGCGTAGCCAGTATTCAAAACACGTCGGTAAGCTCTTCATCAACCGATTGAAAAACAACGCCTTCAATGCCGCCATCATCGCGCAACGTGCCGAAGTGAATCTTAAGATCGCCCAAGCATTGCTGGATGGTCTTAAAGACGGCCCCTATAAGAACGAAAAGGATCTCGAAAAACGGGTGAAAGGTGTCGGGCCTAAAACTGCGGAGAAGCTAGGTGAAATTCTGTTGTTTGATTGA
- a CDS encoding AAA family ATPase: MNQAPNSKEPSKHQHRCRIVLTGGPGGGKTTAADLFRREIGEDVVIVPEAATMMFTGGLPRIDNAHAVQSAQRAIYHVQRNLEDIQSAQYPDRILLCDRGSIDGAAYWPGDTDSFFEDLGSSLDEELARYDGVIFFESAAVGGLDIEGGNPTRRESINEAAKLDKKLYQLWSQHPNFITVHHNQSFFQKISIGLAMLQEMVTNLQQQDTSRQ, translated from the coding sequence ATGAACCAAGCTCCGAACTCCAAAGAACCTAGCAAACATCAGCACCGTTGCCGCATTGTACTCACCGGCGGGCCCGGAGGAGGCAAGACAACGGCTGCCGATCTCTTCCGCCGTGAAATCGGCGAGGATGTGGTCATCGTTCCTGAAGCGGCCACGATGATGTTTACCGGTGGGCTGCCCCGCATAGACAATGCGCATGCCGTGCAGTCTGCGCAACGTGCCATCTATCATGTGCAAAGGAACCTGGAGGACATCCAAAGTGCGCAGTATCCCGATCGTATTCTTCTCTGCGACCGTGGGTCCATTGACGGTGCCGCCTACTGGCCGGGAGATACCGACTCTTTTTTTGAAGACCTCGGCAGCAGTCTGGACGAGGAACTGGCGCGCTATGACGGTGTGATCTTTTTCGAAAGTGCCGCCGTGGGAGGCCTGGACATCGAGGGCGGTAACCCGACACGCCGTGAATCCATCAATGAAGCTGCCAAGCTGGACAAAAAACTCTATCAGCTCTGGTCGCAGCACCCGAATTTCATCACCGTGCATCACAATCAGAGTTTCTTCCAAAAAATCTCCATCGGACTCGCCATGCTTCAGGAGATGGTGACCAACCTACAACAACAAGACACCTCGCGCCAGTAG